Proteins from a genomic interval of Quercus robur chromosome 9, dhQueRobu3.1, whole genome shotgun sequence:
- the LOC126700702 gene encoding uncharacterized protein LOC126700702 — translation MATESNAKVVTGLSKNDQPYDSEVLLRMDDEDNNAIPPYPVFIPPTNPKHMTFKNMRCTSKWLGKTLVGELSDHLNMTSSTIVKGAQEKYFVHISRSKVHRAKFCAQDMINGNQAAHFTNIREYCAELLRTNRGSSVLLNVVTANLPIEEIERPFIGVDACHLKGHYGGQLMTAVATDSNNQLFPLAFAVVEAKTKDSWTWFILKLISDVNASSQRRLTFIFDQQKGLMPTFEELMPGVDHRLCVRHLYNNFKKKYPGLILRDIFWRIATATYYKQWDKAMKELKSVSMQASGSNRMLVI, via the exons ATGGCGACAGAGTCAAATGCCAAGGTTGTAACTGGTCTTAGTAAGAATGACCAGCCTTATGACTCTGAGGTGCTTCTTAGAATGGACGATGAAGACAACAATGCTATACCTCCTTATCCTGTGTTCATACCTCCTACAAACCCAAAACATAT GACTTTTAAGAACATGAGATGCACTAGTAAATGGTTGGGGAAGACACTGGTGGGCGAGTTGAGTGACCACCTAAACATGACAAGTTCCACAATTGTAAAAGGAGCTCAGGAGAAATATTTTGTGCACATTTCAAGGAGCAAAGTACATAGGGCAAAGTTTTGTGCACAAGACATGATTAATGGCAACCAAGCAGCACATTTTACCAACATTCGCGAATATTGTGCTGAGTTGTTGAGGACAAATAGAGGTAGTTCAGTCCTATTGAATGTGGTTACGGCTAACTTACCTATTGAGGAGATTGAGAG GCCTTTTATTGGTGTGGATGCATGCCATTTGAAGGGACACTATGGTGGCCAACTCATGACTGCTGTGGCTACAGACTCTAACAATCAATTGTTCCCTTTAGCATTTGCTGTTGTAGAAGCTAAGACGAAGGACTCGTGGACTTGGTTTATATTAAAGCTTATAAGTGATGTAAATGCTAGTTCACAGCGTAGATTGACATTCATCTTTGATCAACAAAAG GGTTTAATGCCCACATTTGAGGAGTTGATGCCTGGGGTGGACCATAGACTATGTGTTAGGCATTTGTACAACAACTTTAAGAAGAAATATCCTGGCTTGATCTTAAGGGATATTTTTTGGAGGATAGCTACTGCAACTTATTATAAGCAGTGGGATAAGGCAATGAAAGAGTTGAAATCAGTTAGCATGCAAGCAtcaggtagcaataggatgttagtgatcTAA